A genomic segment from Cuculus canorus isolate bCucCan1 chromosome 18, bCucCan1.pri, whole genome shotgun sequence encodes:
- the DCXR gene encoding L-xylulose reductase: MEPQLPFRGRRALVTGAGKGIGRAVAVALSRAGARVTALSRTAADLESLAGECPGIEPLCVDLADWAATEAAVGAAGPFELLVNNAAVAVLQPFLEVSQEALDRSFDVNFRAVLHVSQIVARQMIAQGLPGAIVNVSSQASQRALRDHAVYCSTKSALDMLTKVMAMELGPHKIRVNTVNPTVVMTNMGRINWSDPQKSAAMINRIPLGKFAEVDDVVNSILFLLSDQSAMTTGSSLMVDGGFLVS; encoded by the exons ATGGAGCCGCAGCTGCCCTTCCGCGGCCGCCGGGCGCTGGTCACCGGGGCCGGCAAAG GGATCGGCCGCGCCGTGGCCGTGGCGCTGAGCCGCGCCGGGGCCCGAGTAACCGCGCTGAGCCGCACGGCGGCGGATCTGGAGAGCCTGGCCGGGGAG TGCCCGGGCATCGAGCCGCTGTGCGTGGACCTGGCTGACTGGGCTGCCACCGAGGCAGCGGTGGGTGCAGCGGGGCCCTTCGAGCTGCTGGTGAACAACGCGGCTGTGGCCGTGCTTCAGCCCTTCCTGGAGGTGTCGCAGGAGGCCCTGGACCG GTCTTTTGATGTGAATTTTCGGGCTGTGCTTCACGTTTCCCAG attGTTGCTCGGCAGATGATTGCGCAGGGGCTGCCAGGTGCTATTGTGAATGTCTCTAGCCAAGCATCTCAGCGCGCTCTGCGGGATCACGCTGTTTACT GTTCCACAAAAAGTGCTTTGGATATGCTGACCAAAGTAATGGCAATGGAATTGGGACCCCACAAG ATCAGGGTGAACACTGTGAACCCCACCGTAGTTATGACCAACATGGGGAGAATTAACTGGAGTGATCCTCAGAAATCTGCTGCCATGATTAATCGGATTCCACTGGGAAAGTTTGCAG AGGTGGATGATGTGGTGAACAGCATTCTCTTCCTGCTGAGTGATCAGAGTGCTATGACAACGGGCAGCTCCCTGATGGTTGACGGGGGGTTTCTTGTCTCCTAA